The genomic region GTCAAGGAATCCGGCGTCTTCGTGCCTTACCGCAATCAACGGCAAGCAACGATTCAGGTGCACAGAGGCGTGCGCCTGGTGTCCTCGCCGCAGCTTGGCGGAGATTTTTTCAGCGTGCGCGGAGAAAGTTATCTGGAATTCGACGGCCATCGATTTTCCCGGACGGGCCTGGCTCCGTTCACAGCGCAAGCGGAACTGCCGCCCTTGAAGCCCGAGTTTTCCGGCCGCATCCTCATGCTCAAACCGTATCCCGGCCTGGATTATTCCCATATCCATCTCGAGCGCACCGACGCCGTCCTGCATGACCTCTACCATTCCGGCACGGCTTGCACGACCGAGCGCTGGGGCGAAAATCATTCGCTGCCGGAATTTATCGCCCGCTGCCGGCAACACGGCGTCGAGGTGTACTTGGCGCCGGCGCTTAAATCCACCGACGCTTATGAAAGCACCCGCTTCCTGCTGAAAGAGGGCGCCCGGATGATCTGGAACATGTCGATGGAGGCCGCCTATGTCAAACTGCTACTGGCTTACGGCAATTTTAACGACCCGAGCCGGATCCTGGAGTTTATCGAGCGCGACGTGGCCGGCGAACACGTGGAATGGCCGGATGAGCCGGCTTCGGATTACGGCAGATAAGAAAAGTCCGCATTGAAAAGCCGTCGCCGCTTCCCCATATCGGGTTTATCTTAAAAATTCCCTGACAGAGGTAAACCACATGCGTATGGACAAATTAACCGCCAAATTTCAGGAAGCGCTGGCCGACGCGCAGAGCCTGGCTCTCGGCAAGGATCATCAATTCATCGAGCCGGTGCACCTGATGATTGCTTTGATGGACCAGGAAGGCGGCACGATCAAGCCCCTGTTGACGCAGCTTAACGTCAATACCGTCGCGCTCAGGGCCGAGCTCGGCAAGGAATTGAGCCGGCTGGCGACGGTGTCGGGAGCGGGAGGCGACGTGCAGATCTCGAACGAGCTCGGCAGGCTTTTGAACGTGACCGACAAGCTGGCGCAAAAGCGGAAAGACAAATTCATCGCCAGCGAGTTGTTCCTGCTGGCCGTGTTCGAAGAAAGAAGCGCTCTTCAGGAGCTCCTGAAAAAAGCCGGCGTCGGCAGGCAGGCGGTCGAAAAAGCGATCGACGCGATGCGCGGCGGCTTGGCGGTCGAGGATGCGGGCGCCGAAGATCAGCGCCAGGCGTTGAAAAAATACACGATCAACCTGACCGAACGCGCCGAAGCGGGCAAGCTCGATCCGGTCATCGGCCGCGACGACGAGATCCGCCGCACCATTCAGGTGTTGCAGCGGCGCACCAAGAACAACCCGGTACTGATCGGCGAGCCCGGCGTCGGCAAAACGGCGATTGTCGAAGGACTGGCGCAACG from Methylosarcina fibrata AML-C10 harbors:
- a CDS encoding asparaginase; the protein is MKNILVVFTGGTIGSIAHEGTIKPGEEAPFQLLAEYRQRHANAEDIRFKTIQPMRILSENLAPPAWKILIAAIEAEQPEQYDGIIVTHGTDTLAYTAAALGFYFYRLRRPMLLVSSDYPLAHAQANGVDNFVCAVEFILNVKESGVFVPYRNQRQATIQVHRGVRLVSSPQLGGDFFSVRGESYLEFDGHRFSRTGLAPFTAQAELPPLKPEFSGRILMLKPYPGLDYSHIHLERTDAVLHDLYHSGTACTTERWGENHSLPEFIARCRQHGVEVYLAPALKSTDAYESTRFLLKEGARMIWNMSMEAAYVKLLLAYGNFNDPSRILEFIERDVAGEHVEWPDEPASDYGR